The Argonema galeatum A003/A1 genome window below encodes:
- a CDS encoding XisI protein: MDKLSHYRSLIQKIMTEYDRLCSQVATPDIEMLLAFDEPRDQYIWFQVGWTPEERIKGISVHIRIKNEKIYIEEDWTEEGMANELLRLGVPKEDIVLAFQPPEVRKFTDFALI, encoded by the coding sequence ATGGATAAATTAAGCCATTATCGGTCACTGATTCAGAAAATTATGACAGAGTACGATCGACTTTGTTCTCAAGTTGCAACTCCCGATATTGAAATGCTTTTAGCGTTTGACGAACCAAGAGATCAATATATCTGGTTTCAAGTCGGGTGGACTCCAGAGGAAAGAATTAAAGGGATTTCAGTTCATATTCGGATTAAAAATGAGAAGATTTACATTGAGGAAGATTGGACTGAGGAAGGAATGGCAAATGAGTTGTTAAGGTTAGGCGTTCCTAAAGAGGATATTGTATTAGCTTTTCAACCTCCAGAGGTGAGAAAGTTTACTGATTTTGCCTTAATATAA
- a CDS encoding XisH family protein, with product MPAKDTYHDAVKNALIKDGWTITADPYFIIYKKLKLVADLGAERPFSAEREGEKIVVEVKSFLSPSFIYDLEQALGQYILYRNFIKRTAPERQLYLAMSQRVYNVNFDETIQIVVEENQLKLILVDTDKEVITKWIN from the coding sequence ATGCCAGCAAAAGATACTTACCATGATGCAGTTAAAAATGCTTTAATTAAGGATGGCTGGACGATTACAGCCGACCCTTATTTTATCATATACAAAAAATTAAAACTCGTTGCCGATCTTGGGGCTGAACGTCCATTTTCAGCAGAAAGAGAGGGAGAAAAAATTGTTGTTGAGGTCAAGAGTTTTCTTAGTCCATCCTTTATTTATGATTTAGAGCAAGCTCTTGGTCAGTATATTCTCTATCGCAACTTTATCAAAAGAACTGCACCTGAGAGGCAACTTTATTTAGCAATGAGTCAGCGTGTTTATAACGTTAATTTTGATGAAACGATCCAAATTGTTGTTGAGGAAAATCAGCTAAAACTAATTCTTGTAGATACAGATAAGGAGGTCATCACAAAATGGATAAATTAA
- a CDS encoding DUF29 domain-containing protein, whose amino-acid sequence MSQGSIATPNSLYDRDFYLWIQATAQQLKEGKFNEIDTPNLIEEIENMGKSEKREMKSRLIVLLMHLLKWQYQPEKRSESWRSTISEQRICIEGLLEDSPSLQPLISEVFDDCYQKARLKASEETGIKLNFFPKESPFSLEETLKASLLND is encoded by the coding sequence ATGAGCCAAGGATCGATCGCAACTCCAAATAGTCTGTACGATCGAGATTTTTATCTGTGGATACAAGCCACTGCTCAACAGTTAAAAGAAGGTAAATTTAATGAGATAGATACTCCTAATTTAATTGAAGAAATTGAAAATATGGGCAAAAGTGAAAAACGCGAAATGAAAAGTCGTTTAATCGTGCTTTTAATGCACTTGCTAAAATGGCAATATCAGCCGGAAAAACGGAGCGAAAGTTGGCGTAGCACTATCAGCGAACAGCGTATTTGTATTGAAGGATTACTAGAAGATAGTCCCAGTTTGCAACCTTTAATTTCCGAAGTCTTTGATGATTGTTATCAAAAAGCTCGTCTGAAAGCATCGGAGGAGACAGGGATTAAATTAAACTTTTTCCCTAAAGAGTCACCTTTTAGCTTAGAAGAAACTTTGAAAGCTAGTTTGTTAAATGACTAA
- a CDS encoding type II toxin-antitoxin system HicB family antitoxin, translating to MEFYTVVLRQSSGYWVALCLENGLVGQGNTQEESISKLKEAIESFQNVYETEGTVYKAPISIEELHEFLTVEGEDISSDFAIV from the coding sequence ATGGAATTCTACACGGTGGTATTGAGACAAAGTTCTGGTTATTGGGTAGCTTTGTGCTTAGAGAATGGATTAGTAGGGCAGGGAAATACTCAAGAAGAATCTATTAGCAAACTTAAAGAGGCTATAGAATCTTTTCAAAATGTTTATGAAACGGAAGGAACTGTTTATAAGGCTCCAATTTCTATAGAAGAGTTACATGAATTTTTGACGGTTGAGGGTGAGGATATTAGTTCAGATTTTGCCATAGTATAA